Genomic segment of Bdellovibrio bacteriovorus:
GTTTCAAAATTCCGAATGATTTCGTTGTCGGTTATGGCTTGGATTACCAAGGTTACTACCGCAATCTTCCTTACATTGCGCAAGTTCAAAACTTCCAGTAATTCTTCGTTCAAAGTCAGATAAAAAAGGGAGCGCTCAGCTCCCTTTTTTATTTTGTTAATTCGCAAAACCTTTTTTGCATCTCAACAACCCCTCCCCTTGAAACATGACCAGTCAGCGCCTCAAGCTAAAATCATTTTTATGGATGAAGCAGGAACGCCGACACGATATCTAGTTTGTGAAGTTTGTGGCTATCATATGCCTGTACCAGTGCATGTGCGAGCGACGATTATTTGTGATCGCTGTGGCAGTCGCAACACCAGATTAAATCCCAAGTCCACTAAGCTGACCGCGGCATTTTCGTTCACGGCTTTGATTCTTTATCTTCCCGCGAACTTTTTTCCCTTCATGACTTTAGAAATTTACGGAAATCGCACAACGTCGACAATTTGGAGTGGAATCGTTCAGCTTTCAGACACTGGTTACTGGCCTATCGCGATCATCGTGTTTCTAGCGAGCATTTTAATCCCGTTGATGAAGCTAATTATTCTGTTTTATTTATCGGCTACCGCCAAAAACAATCAGAATCCCCGTTTTAAGACTACGCTCTATCACATCGTGGAGGCCATCGGGCGCTGGTCTATGTTGGATATTTTTTTACTGGCTGTTCTGGTGGCGGTGATGAAATTGGGAAATCTGGCGGAGGTTCGTCCTGAAGCAGGTTCGATTATGTTTTTGCTTGTCGTGATATTTACAATGCTCGCTTCGGCGTACTTCGATCCACAAATGTTATGGGAAAGAGAAAGCGATGACTGAGACAGTAACAAAACAAAAATTAAAATCTCTGAGAGCCGGATGGTATATCTGGTTATTTCCGGCCTTTGCGATTGCCATTTCGGTTTGGCTTTTCTGGGACTATTGGCAACAAAGAGGTCCCCATATCAAAATTTCTTTTGAGGACGGATCGCAAATCCAACCGGGGAAGACACAAATTCGTTATCGGGGTGTGACTATTGGTGATGTCCAAAAGGTCACTATTTCTGAAGATAAAAAAGATGTGATCGCCCACGCCATTTTACAGAAACACGCCGAAGAATTCGCCGTTGCTGGCACGCGGTTTTGGCTGGTGACTCCGAAGGTCAGCTTGCAAGGCGTTTCCGGTTTAGAAACACTGATCGAAGGTGCCTACATATCCGTGGATCCCGGAAAAATTGGCGGCGAATTAAAAACTGAGTTCAAAGGAAAAGAAGGTGGCGAATCGAAAGATCCGTTAGAGGACACGAGCACTTACCAGTTAGAAACCAATGACCTTGGATCCGTCAGCGCTGGAGATTCTGTGACATTCAGAGGAATGAAAATCGGAACCGTAACCAAAGAAACTTTGTCTAAAACGGGTCAAACCGTTCTTTTGCAAATCAATATTTTGAATCGTTATGTCCGAGTCATCAGAACGAACACTGTTTTCTGGAGATCATCAGGCATTAGTGCGAAGTTAGGACTGTTCAAGTCGGAACTAAAAATTGATGCCTTGGATACTGTTCTTCGCGGAGGTATCGAGTTAGCAACACCTTCGCCGGCGGGAGAAATCGCAAAGGCTCAAGCTAAGTTTCCTTTGCAAGCAGATCCTCCGAAGGAATATGAAAAGTGGAACACTGTTCTGGAATAAAAAAGGGCCCACATAAGGGCCCTTATTTTTAACGAAGATCAAAGAACAAAAATTCTGTTTCTTTATTGGCTTTTATATTCAACATCGTCTCGTTTTCTATCGCCAAGGCATCACCCGATTTTAGAGTTGTGCCGTTCACGACTAGCTCCCCTTCGGCCAACTGCACATAGGCGCCTCGGCCAGGACGAAGAGAGACCTGCTGTTCAACTCCAGGTTCAAAGATTGCGGCATAAAGGTCGACGTCCTGATTTATTTTTTGACTGTCTCCGCGTCCATCTTTAGAAACCAAAAGCTTCAATTGATTTAACTTTTGTTCTCGTGTGAAAGATTGCTGAGTGTATCCCGGTTTTGCACCGACAACATCTGGCAAAACCCAGATTTGAAAAAGCTGAAGCTCTTCACTGTCGGAAGGATTGTATTCGCTGTGACGAATGCCTGTTCCCGCGTGCATAGTTTGAATTTCGCCGGCCTTGATTTCACCGACGTTTCCTAAACTGTCTTTATGAGCCACCGTCCCCTTTAAAACATAGGTGATAATTTCCATGTCTTTGTGAGGATGCGCAGGAAAGCCTGCGGACTTTGCGATCCAATCCTGATTGATCACGCGAAGATCGCGAAAGCCCATAAACTGAGGATCATAGTAATCACTAAACGAAAAGGAATGCCGAGATTTCAACCAGCCGCCAAATTCTGCATAGCCTCTGTCTTCAGATTTACGTAAATACATCATATTAGGCTCCTTTCCTTTCCATAAGATGTGCACGAAGTAGGCAATGGCAAGCCCTCATGACACGATACAGAACGTTGGACCCATGCGATATGCCTGTATTTCCATAGACAAAAAAGACAGCTTCAAAAATACTGTCATTGGGCACCTCTCAGGGAGGATCGATGAAGCAGTACCACGATCTTATTAAATTCGTTCTTGAAAATGGCACAAAAAAAGAAGACCGCACTGGCACCGGAACTATTTCAACTTTCGGTTATCAAATGCGCTACAACCTTGAAGAAGGTTTTCCTCTTTTAACTACCAAGAAGTTACATACGCGCTCTATCTTTCATGAGCTTTTGTGGTTCCTAAAAGGTGAAACAAATATCAAGTATCTTCACGACAATAAAGTGACGATCTGGGATGAGTGGGCTGACGAAAACGGCAACTTGGGTCCGGTGTATGGGAAACAATGGCGTTCGTGGGAAACTGCGGATGGTCGCACGATTGACCAGATTACCAACGTGGTTGAACAAATTAAAAAGAATCCAAATTCGCGCCGTTTGTTGGTCGTGGCGTTCAACCCTGGCGACGTAGATAAAATGGCGTTGCCGCCTTGCCACGCCTTCTTCCAGTTTTATGTCGCTAATGGAAAACTTTCTTGTCAGCTGTATCAACGTAGCGCGGATATTTTCTTGGGCGTGCCGTTTAATATCGCGAGCTATGCATTACTAACTCATATGATCGCACAGGTCTGCGGCTTGGGTGTTGGTGATTTCGTTCACACTTTGGGTGACGCTCACCTTTATACGAATCACTTAGAGCAAGCTCAGTTGCAGCTAACTCGTGACTTCCGTCCTCTTCCTCAATTGAAATTAAATCCCGATGTGAAAGACCTTTTTGCGTTCACATATGAAGACATTGAAATCGTAGGTTACGATCCGCACCCAGCAATCAAAGCGCCGGTGGCCGTATGATTTTAACCCATATTGTGGCTTGCTCAAAAAATCATGTGATCGGAACTCAAGGCGGTTTGCCGTGGGATCTTCCCGAGGATATGAAATTTTTCCGCGACACCACAAAGGGTCACATTATGATTATGGGAAGAAAGACTTTTGATTCTTTCAATGGCCGCGCTCTTCCCAACCGCTACCACATTGTGATCACGCGCGATCCATCCAAACAAAACTTTCCCTCGACGGAATCAAGTCCCGTCGTTTTTGTTTCTTCGATTGAAGAGGCCGTCGCCCATGCAAAACCACTGACGGCAAAATGGGGAGATGAAGTTTTCATTATCGGCGGCGGAGAAATCTATAAACAATCCCTGCCGATCACCAACAAAGTCTATCTAACCCTTATCCATCAAGACTTTCCGGGCGACACCTATTACCCGCAAATTGACGAAAATGTTTTCACGCTGAGTGCACGTCGTGATGTGGAAGTGCCAATTCCATTTTCGTTTCTTACCTACATTCGCAAGTAGGGTCTAGATTTACAGTCTCATTTTGAGAACAGGGAATTTTGGACTCTACGAACGCGATATTTCCTCCGACAATAGAATCAGCAACCATGCCTTTCGGAGTCGCGATGAAAACGTCCAAACGATTTGCCACAAAAGAAACTGCGAAGATCGAAGTTTACGGGCATATTGGAATTCTGGTTGCGAGCCTCAAAAATCTTTCTGAAACCGGCGCTTTTCTTGAAGTCTCTCAAGGTGATTACGTCCCTCAAAAAGGGGACCTTTTGAACATGACCGTCCAACTTGACAGTCTTCGTCGTACTCATAACGTCGCGGCCGAGGTTGTTTGGAGCAAAGGTTTGGGACTTGGCATTTGTTTCATTAACAAAGAACAGGTTCTGGAAAGAATGATGGCCAAAGCCGTTGGCTTCTAATAAAATCTGTAAATCATGCAGATCCGCACAAAAGTTGACTTAAGCTCATTTAACACTCTTCAATTGCGTTCCCAGGCAGAACACTATGCCGAGCTTCATTCGCCGTCGGATCTACATGCCATTCAAGATGACGCCTCTTTAAAAAAACTGACTTGGAATATTCTGGGTGGGGGCAGCAATCTGGTATTGCCCTCTTCGATCCCCGGCTTGGTTTTGAAAGTGTCCAATCGAGGTAAAGAACTTGTCGCCGATGACAAAGACTTCTGGTTCGTCAAAGTCCAAGCCGGTGAAGTTTGGAATGACTTTGTTCAGTGGACTTTGCAGCAAGGTTTCTGGGGACTGGAAAATCTATCCCTTATCCCTGGCACGTCAGGCGCGGCACCGATTCAGAATATCGGCGCTTATGGAGTCGAGATCAAAGACACTCTTTGGGAAGTCACCTGCTTGGATTTAAAATCCGGAGAAACCAAAGTTCTTTCGAATAAAGAATGCCAGTTTGCTTATCGCGATAGCTTCTTTAAACAAGAAGGTGCGGGTCGCTATCTTGTCTGGGATGTCACGTTCCGTTTACCAAAGAAAAATGTTTTGCATTTGGAATACGGAGACATCCGTAAAGAACTTGAACGCCAGCAATTAGCGGCGGATCCTCGCACCATTGCCAATGCCGTGATTCACATACGTCAAACGAAACTCCCTGATCCACGCGTGATTGGTAACGCCGGCAGCTTCTTTAAGAACCCCATCGTTTCTAAAGAAATGCGTGATTCAATCTTGATGAAGCATACGGATCTGGTGAGTTATCCTTATCTAGATGCCAACTTTAAGCTTGCTGCCGGATGGTTGATTGATCGTGCAGGCTGGAAAGGGAAAAAACTGGGACCGGTCGGCATGTTTGAAAAGCAGGCTCTGGTATTAGTAAACCACGGCGGCGCTTCCGCTGATGACGTGTGGAAGCTTGCCAACCAAGTCAGTCTGGACGTAAAAAACATGTTCGGTGTTGAAATCGAGCCTGAACCTATTCGCTGGTAAAATCCTCCTAGACCTAAGGCCGTGTGCACCGACTAAAGACTTGTACCTCAACATAGATCAAAGACACTAAGGTATTCCTGACAGCAATGTCAGAACCCAAGGAGGGGTTATGAAAATCACCAAGGTGCTCGTTGCGGCCGCATTTATTGCCGTAGGCTTTCTGCCTTTTCAAAATGCACACACTGTCGATTCCACTCAGTATTGGATGAAAGTTCGCGCCAAAGATAAATTCGAAAGATCTTTGATCGCAAACACCGGTCTTGCCATTGAAACTACTCGCGAAGATTTCGTCGTCGGCGTGGGAAGTTTGGAAGAAAAAAACGCGATTGAGCGTTTGGGCCTTTTAGAAGTCAGTTTTCCTTTAACAGATGCCATGGACTTCCCGGCGAAAGACGCTGCTTTCCACAACTATGCAGAGATGACCGAAAAGCTTCGCACGTTGGTGAATAATCACAGCTCTATTTCACAAATGACTTCGATTGGAAAATCCGTTGAAGGCCGTGATATTTGGGCTATACGCATTTCAGGAAACCTCGCAGAAGCTGATACGCTTCCCGCAACCGTATTCATGGGCGGACATCACGCACGTGAACATCTTTCGATCGAACTTCCCATTTACTATGTTGAATATCTTTTAACAGAATACTCCAAAGGCAACCCACGTATTCAGCGCTTGGTGAATGGTCGTGATATTCACTTCATTCCGATGGTAAACCCGGACGGAGCAGAATACGATATTTCGACGGGAAGTTACAAATCCTGGAGAAAAAATCGCACACGCAATAGCAACGGCACATATGGTGTGGATTTAAATCGCAACTACGCCTATGGCTGGGGTGGCGAAGGCGCTAGCACAAGTCCTAACAGTGAAACTTATCGTGGTCCTCACGCTTTCAGTGAACCTGAGACTCAAGCTATTAAAAAGTACGTCGACACTCACGAAAACATCACGATCCTTCTTTCGTTCCACACGTACTCACAGTTGATCTTGTATCCTTGGGGTCACGTGTATGAAAGCATCGCAAATACCCAAGACAAACAAGTTCACGAAACAATGGCCAGAAAGATGGCCGAGTGGAACGGTTACACTCCCCAACAATCTTCTGAACTCTATATCGCGAGCGGAGACACGACAGACTGGTCCTATGCAGAACACAAAATCATTTCTTTCACTTTCGAATTAGATCCCGGAAACAGCGGGTGGGGCTCGGGTGGTTTTTATCCCGGGGCGGGTGTGATTCCCGAAGTGCAAAGAAAGAACCTAGAACCGGTTCTATATTTAATTGAATACTCTGATAATCCCTACAGAGCCGTAGGATCTGGAAACGGTCCGATCTTTAAGCCCTAAAATAAAAAACCCAGCTTCACGCTGGGTTTTTTATTTTTATCGTGTTCCTTCAAGAGCTTTTCCGCGCAGTCTGACATTGGACCCGCTAAATTCTTTCGCCCGTTTTTCTTTTGAACCCAGATGTTCATTCACAAAACTTTCACACTCACCTGCTAAAGGATCACCGGAAGGCTTCTGACAGCAGCGAATCACGGCTGCCGGAAGTTTATTTAGTTTTACCTGAGGATCTTGCGCCATAGTTACAGAATAATCCGATGCACTGTGACCCTTGTTAAATCTTGTGACCTCTTCTCCATTGATCCAGATATGAGGACCTTCCCCTTTGTTACATGTGATTTCAACTGTCGATTTTGGAGTTTGCGCCAGCATTTCACTGATTTCTTGAATGCTCGAAAGAGCTTGGCTGTTTCCGTACTGGGAAAGACACTTTTTCGTCATGTCTTGATTCTTGTTGAAATAATAATTGTCACGACAGCGCGCCAGTGGAGACTCTGACGAGGCTTCGCGCACAAGCCACAACGAGGCCGCCATAGAAACTTCGAGACATCCTGAACTCACCACCATATTGCAGGTCAAAGAAGCCTGAGCATAGGGAAAGAACAAAGACCATAAGCCCGCCCCTTTTGACTTTGTCGGCAATAGCTTCATACTGACCAAGCGGCGCAAGTAGGACATCTTTTCTTCTAAAGACTTATAACGATCAACTTCGATCTTGTGACCGTTCACCAAGAACTCACCGCGAAAATAGTCCGTGATTTCCACAGAGATCTTCGTGCCATCAGAAAACTTGTAGTTAATGACTTGATCCTCGCTGGCAACTTCGGGCATCTCGACCCAGAGCTTTTTTTGAATGAGGCTTTCCAAATATCTCACTTCGCTTTCACTCAAGCGAGGTTTCAATTTTTCTAAGGCTTCCGTGGGAGACTTGATTC
This window contains:
- a CDS encoding paraquat-inducible protein A, which translates into the protein MDEAGTPTRYLVCEVCGYHMPVPVHVRATIICDRCGSRNTRLNPKSTKLTAAFSFTALILYLPANFFPFMTLEIYGNRTTSTIWSGIVQLSDTGYWPIAIIVFLASILIPLMKLIILFYLSATAKNNQNPRFKTTLYHIVEAIGRWSMLDIFLLAVLVAVMKLGNLAEVRPEAGSIMFLLVVIFTMLASAYFDPQMLWERESDD
- a CDS encoding MlaD family protein; its protein translation is MTETVTKQKLKSLRAGWYIWLFPAFAIAISVWLFWDYWQQRGPHIKISFEDGSQIQPGKTQIRYRGVTIGDVQKVTISEDKKDVIAHAILQKHAEEFAVAGTRFWLVTPKVSLQGVSGLETLIEGAYISVDPGKIGGELKTEFKGKEGGESKDPLEDTSTYQLETNDLGSVSAGDSVTFRGMKIGTVTKETLSKTGQTVLLQINILNRYVRVIRTNTVFWRSSGISAKLGLFKSELKIDALDTVLRGGIELATPSPAGEIAKAQAKFPLQADPPKEYEKWNTVLE
- a CDS encoding pirin family protein, which translates into the protein MMYLRKSEDRGYAEFGGWLKSRHSFSFSDYYDPQFMGFRDLRVINQDWIAKSAGFPAHPHKDMEIITYVLKGTVAHKDSLGNVGEIKAGEIQTMHAGTGIRHSEYNPSDSEELQLFQIWVLPDVVGAKPGYTQQSFTREQKLNQLKLLVSKDGRGDSQKINQDVDLYAAIFEPGVEQQVSLRPGRGAYVQLAEGELVVNGTTLKSGDALAIENETMLNIKANKETEFLFFDLR
- a CDS encoding thymidylate synthase, whose amino-acid sequence is MKQYHDLIKFVLENGTKKEDRTGTGTISTFGYQMRYNLEEGFPLLTTKKLHTRSIFHELLWFLKGETNIKYLHDNKVTIWDEWADENGNLGPVYGKQWRSWETADGRTIDQITNVVEQIKKNPNSRRLLVVAFNPGDVDKMALPPCHAFFQFYVANGKLSCQLYQRSADIFLGVPFNIASYALLTHMIAQVCGLGVGDFVHTLGDAHLYTNHLEQAQLQLTRDFRPLPQLKLNPDVKDLFAFTYEDIEIVGYDPHPAIKAPVAV
- a CDS encoding dihydrofolate reductase, which gives rise to MILTHIVACSKNHVIGTQGGLPWDLPEDMKFFRDTTKGHIMIMGRKTFDSFNGRALPNRYHIVITRDPSKQNFPSTESSPVVFVSSIEEAVAHAKPLTAKWGDEVFIIGGGEIYKQSLPITNKVYLTLIHQDFPGDTYYPQIDENVFTLSARRDVEVPIPFSFLTYIRK
- a CDS encoding PilZ domain-containing protein; translation: MKTSKRFATKETAKIEVYGHIGILVASLKNLSETGAFLEVSQGDYVPQKGDLLNMTVQLDSLRRTHNVAAEVVWSKGLGLGICFINKEQVLERMMAKAVGF
- the murB gene encoding UDP-N-acetylmuramate dehydrogenase — encoded protein: MQIRTKVDLSSFNTLQLRSQAEHYAELHSPSDLHAIQDDASLKKLTWNILGGGSNLVLPSSIPGLVLKVSNRGKELVADDKDFWFVKVQAGEVWNDFVQWTLQQGFWGLENLSLIPGTSGAAPIQNIGAYGVEIKDTLWEVTCLDLKSGETKVLSNKECQFAYRDSFFKQEGAGRYLVWDVTFRLPKKNVLHLEYGDIRKELERQQLAADPRTIANAVIHIRQTKLPDPRVIGNAGSFFKNPIVSKEMRDSILMKHTDLVSYPYLDANFKLAAGWLIDRAGWKGKKLGPVGMFEKQALVLVNHGGASADDVWKLANQVSLDVKNMFGVEIEPEPIRW
- a CDS encoding M14 family metallopeptidase → MKITKVLVAAAFIAVGFLPFQNAHTVDSTQYWMKVRAKDKFERSLIANTGLAIETTREDFVVGVGSLEEKNAIERLGLLEVSFPLTDAMDFPAKDAAFHNYAEMTEKLRTLVNNHSSISQMTSIGKSVEGRDIWAIRISGNLAEADTLPATVFMGGHHAREHLSIELPIYYVEYLLTEYSKGNPRIQRLVNGRDIHFIPMVNPDGAEYDISTGSYKSWRKNRTRNSNGTYGVDLNRNYAYGWGGEGASTSPNSETYRGPHAFSEPETQAIKKYVDTHENITILLSFHTYSQLILYPWGHVYESIANTQDKQVHETMARKMAEWNGYTPQQSSELYIASGDTTDWSYAEHKIISFTFELDPGNSGWGSGGFYPGAGVIPEVQRKNLEPVLYLIEYSDNPYRAVGSGNGPIFKP